In the genome of Leishmania braziliensis MHOM/BR/75/M2904 contig, possible fusion of chromosomes 20 and 34, one region contains:
- a CDS encoding putative adenylate kinase: MKIVLMGAPGCGKGTQSSYMKERYGLCHLSTGDMLRDAVARNTTNGKLAKGAMDSGKLVSDDIVFGIVKDSIKNPECRYGYILDGYPRTLKQAKMMEDAGEKIDKVIDFSVPDEVILERTSGRWVHKSSGRTYHEVFRPPRTPGKDDVTGEDLHQRPDDRHDVCEKRLGIYKQETRPLVDYFTKEGVYSMINANQTVDEVRKVITALLDPIGVATGLK, from the coding sequence ATGAAGATCGTGCTCATGGGCGCCCCCGGCTGCGGTAAAGGTACGCAGAGTTCGTACATGAAGGAGCGGTACGGCCTGTGCCACTTATCGACGGGCGATATGCTTCgtgacgcggtggcgcggaATACTACGAATGGGAAACTTGCAAAAGGCGCAATGGACTCTGGAAAACTTGTCAGTGACGACATCGTGTTCGGAATTGTGAAGGATAGCATCAAGAACCCTGAGTGCCGCTACGGCTACATCCTAGACGGCTATCCGCGGACGCTGAAGCAGGCGAAAATGATGGAGGACGCCGGGGAGAAGATAGACAAGGTGATCGATTTCAGCGTTCCGGACGAGGTAATCCTGGAGCGAACGAGTGGCCGATGGGTTCACAAGTCGAGCGGTCGCACGTATCATGAGGTGTTCCGCCCTCCGCGGACCCCCGGCAAGGATGATGTAACGGGAGAGGACCTCCACCAGCGTCCCGATGATCGCCACGACGTGTGCGAGAAGCGCCTGGGCATCTACAAGCAGGAGACGCGTCCTCTTGTGGACTACTTCACCAAGGAGGGCGTGTACTCGATGATTAACGCCAACCAAACCGTCGACGAAGTTCGCAAGGTCATCACCGCTTTGCTGGACCCCATCGGCGTTGCAACGGGTCTCAAGTAA